In the Candidatus Eisenbacteria bacterium genome, GACCCTCGCCACCGCCGTCTTCCGCCGTCCCGTCGCCTGCAAGGCCTGCTTGTGAACCATTCTCTGCTACTCCCTTTCCCTGATTCCGACTCAGCCGGCCGTTTCCGTCCGGGCGTCGCGTCCGGTCGACCCGAGCTTGTGGACGCGAGGCATCTGGGCTTGGTGCGGATGGTCAGGTCCCTCATAGATCTTCAGCTTGCGGACCATCTGGCGCCCCAGCGGCCCCTTCGGCAACATCCCCCAGACCGCATCGCGGATGACTTCAGAAGGATGCTTGGCCATCCGATCCGCCATTGTCGTCATGCGGCCGCCGCCGATGTAGCCGGTGTGCCTGAAGTAGGTCTTCTGCTCCATCTTGCGACCCGTGACGCGGAACTTCCCAGCGTTGATCACGACGACATGGTCTCCCATGTCCAGGTAGGGAACGTAGCCGGGCTTCCCCTTGCCCCTGAGCAGATAGGCCACCTCGCTGGCGAGCCGACCGAGGATCTGCCCATCGGCATCGACAAGCAGCCACTGCCTGACGACATCCGATGCCTTCGTCGCGTACGTCGACATCCCGTTATCCCCTCCGCAGACTGTTAG is a window encoding:
- the rplM gene encoding 50S ribosomal protein L13 is translated as MSTYATKASDVVRQWLLVDADGQILGRLASEVAYLLRGKGKPGYVPYLDMGDHVVVINAGKFRVTGRKMEQKTYFRHTGYIGGGRMTTMADRMAKHPSEVIRDAVWGMLPKGPLGRQMVRKLKIYEGPDHPHQAQMPRVHKLGSTGRDARTETAG